ACGGTCTGACCCAGAACCAGTTCATCGCCGATGGAAAGAATGATGGCTTGCATGGCGTGATTTTAAGGGGACGCCGAACGGATGGAGTCGGAGCGTCGAAATCCGTCCTAGATATTTCGCATCCCGTATAATTCCCGCATGTCTATTGCGACCGCAAAAATCATGGACGGTAAAGCCGTCGCCCAGCAGGTGCTCGATCGCTGCGCTCTGCGCGTCAAGGAAATCATTGCCGCATCCGGCGTCACGCCGTGTCTGGCGACGATTCTTGTCGGCGATGATCCGGCGTCGGCGACGTATGTGAAAATGAAGGGCAAGCGCTGCGAAGCCGTGGGAATGAAATCGCTGCGCGTCGAGATGCCCAGCAGCACCACGACTGCGGAATTGATCGCCAAAATCCGTGAGCTGGGTTCCAGTCGATCGGTCCATGGCATCCTCCTGCAGCATCCCGTGCCGCACCACATCGACGAACGCGCCGCCTTCGAGGCGATCCCCGGTGAAAAGGATGTCGATGGCGTCACGATTCAGAGTTTCGGTGTGATCTCCTTCGGCCTGCCGACCGGCGGCTACGGCTCATGCACGCCGGCGGGAATCATGCGACTGCTCGATGCGTATCAGATCAACCCTGCGGGTAAACAGGCGGTGGTGATCGGCCGCAGCCCGATCCTCGGCAAACCGATGGCCATGATGCTTCTGGCCAGGGACGCGACCGTCACCATCTGTCACTCGAAAACCAGAAATCTGCCGGAGATCGTCCGCCAGGGCGATATCGTCGTCGCGGCGGTGGGGCGGGCACGCTTTGTTCAAGGTGAATGGATCAAGCAAGGCTCAGTCGTCATCGATGCCGGGTACAGTGAAGGCAACATCGGCGATGTCGATTTCGACTCGGCGGCAGCGCGGGCCTCTTTGATCACTCCGGTACCCGGCGGGGTCGGCCCCATGACGATTGCGACGCTGATCGACCAGACCGCCATCGCCGCGGCTCGGCAACTGAAAATATCTCCAGCGGCTTCTGCGAGTCTTTGACCATGACCCAGTTCAACGCGCCAACTTACGACATCGAACGGCCAACCGGCCACTGCGCGCTGAGCGGTCGGAAACTCGAAGTCGGTGAGCTTTACATGGCTGCATTGATCGAGACCGACCTGAGCGCACCCATCCCCGACGGAGCAAGCGCGGGCAACAAGCCGACGGCGGCGGGGCTGGGCTTCAAGCGGCTCGATATTTCCATGGAAGCCTGGGAGAGCGGGAATCGACCGGAAAATATGTTCAGCTACTGGCGGTCCACCGTTCCAGCAGCCAATCAAAAGAAAAAACTCTTCGTCGATGATGAAGTGCTCTTGAATCTGTTCCGCCGCCTCGCCGACGCCGATCAGCCGCAGCGTCTGGCGTTCCGCTTTGTGCTGGCACTGATCCTGATGCGGAAAAAACTTCTCAAATATGACGGCACCGATCGGGAGACTCCTCCCGCGGTGGATGGCCAGCCGCAGCCGCCCCGCGAGTGGTGGCGCGTGCTGACACGGGGCGACTCCGAACCGCTGCGCGTCCTCAATCCGCAACTCGACGAAGCGCAGATCCAGCAGGTGACGGAACAGTTGGGCGAGATACTCGAGGCTGAGCTTTGAAGCCCGCACCGCTCAGAGATGGTCGCGTTACATCTCCCCGCTGCTTTTCACGGGAAAAGTCGAGCGGAAATAGCTCACGTCCATCAGCCGGTGCTGCAAGATCATCCGAGGTCACCCGTCGCACCACAAGCGGCGAGCGGAAGGCGGCGACACAAATCGTTTTTCGGATGGCGACCGTAGTCACCCTGCTGCTGTCTGCGATGGCGGGTTGCCAGCTACCGCCTGCCACTCAGCCGGCGAGTACGACGCGACCGAGCGGAACAAAAGCAGCGACGACTCGTCCGGCTCAGACGCAGCCGTCGTTGACTTACGCTGACGTGGCGGCGCGCTACAACAAGAACATCACTCGACTCGACAAGCTCTGGACCGCCGGGACGGTTGAGCTTAAGTGGACCGATCGAGGTCAGCGACGCTGGGAGCAGGGCGATGTTCATGTCATCCTGCTTCCGCCGTCACGCATGGCTTTTGAGATCAACAAAGCAGGCGTCACGCTTTTATGGGCCGGCGCGGACCAGGAGCGTTACTGGCTTTTTGATCTTCAGGATCCTCGGACCGCCTATGTCGGCCGACACACGGATTATGGTCGTTCACCGGAGACGCCGCTGCCGATTCACCCCCTGGACCTCGTGCGCATTCTGGGAGTGACGCCGCTTCCGCTGACAGCCGGCGATGCGACCGTCGAGTGGATCGGCAAAGGTGATGCGCGGAGCTGGCTCATCGACTTCCCCGGACGAATGCGGATGGTCGTCGATCCTCGAACCGCGCTGCCCAGCCGCATTGATCTGCTCGACGCTCGCGGTTACAGCCGAGTCATTGCCCGGCTGTCCGCGCCCGATCGAGTGGAGATCGAAAACGCGCCGCCCGGTGCATTTCCCACGATGAACACACGATTTGAAATCACCATGACCGACCGCGACGGCTCGATGACGCTCTACCTCTCGCGCATGACCAATCGCAGCAGCAAGTTCAACGAAAAGATCTTCAACTTCGACATCCTCAAAAAGATGTTGAAGCCGGAAACGGTCAATGAGTTGAAGTAGCCCGCAGCCGCGTTCGTCACCGGGAAAGAGCGGTATCGGAGCGGGGACCGTCGCGCAGCACGCGCAGGCTCAGCGGTAATTCAAAGTGCTCATCCTCGTCGATGACGTGCCGTTCCTCGACCTCGCCGCCGTAGCGCGACTTGAGGTCTTCGATGATCTCTTTGACGAGGTGTTCCGGTGCCGACGCGCCGGCGGTGACGAGCACGGTATCGACATTCCTGAACCACTGGTGGTCGATCTCGCTCTTGTCGTCCACGAGGTAGGCGGGCGTACCGGAGTTCTGTGAGATTTCCGTCAGGCGGATGGAGTTGGAGCTGTTCCGCGAACCGACAACCAGCACGAGGTTCGCCTCGGTCGCCACGTCGCGCACCGCGCGCTGCCGATTCGTCGTCGCGTAGCAGATGTCCTCGCCCGGAGGAGCTTTGATGTTGGGATAGCGTTTGCGGATGGCGTTGATGATGACGTTCGCGTCATCCATGCTCAGCGTCGTCTGCGTCAGATAGACGAGCTTTTCATCAGCGGAAAAAGGCAGTTTTTCCACGTCGGCGGGTGACTGCACGATGGTGATCGCATCGGGTGCTTCGCCGACGGTTCCGACGACTTCATCGTGACCAGCGTGACCGATGAGCAGGATTTTGAATCCCTGCCTCGCGTAGCGGATCGCCTCCATGTGGACCTTGGTGACCAGCGGGCAGGTGGCGTCGATCATGGTGCAGCCGCGTTGTCGTGCTAAGCGGCGGACTTCGGGGCTGACGCCGTGTGCGCTGAAGACGACGGTCTGATTGGCCGGCACCTCATCAATCGAGTCAACGAAGATCACGCCGAGCTTGACGAAGCGCTCGACGACGTGCCGGTTGTGGACGATTTCGTGATAGACGTAAAGCGGCGAGCCGACGATCTTGAGCGCCTCATCGACGCACTGGATCGCCATGTTGACGCCGGCGCAGAAACCGCGGGGATTGGCGAGGAGGATTTTCATACGGATAAGACATGATATCCGTGATCAGTGCGCCGAGCCAGAATGAACACGGAGATCAATCGGCGAGCATTGACTCCAGCGCAGCGAAGACCTGCGGGACGCCATGCCACTCCATCGCCTGTGGTGAAGGCGGAGCGAGTGTGACAACCGCAGGCCCCAGCGGGGACCACTGTGTCGCCGACGTGGGGCCGAACAGAGCGAGTGTCGGAACGCCGATCTGTGCGGCCAGATGTGTCGGGCCGGAATCATTGCCGAGAAACAGTCGCGCCTCAGCGGTCATATCCGCGAGTTCTCCGAGCGTGGTGAGGCAACGCAGGTTCCAGGTTTTTTCCCAGTGTCGTCGCAGATCGGCAGGCCAGGTTTCCAGTTCCACTTCGCCGCAGATCGCCTGTGACGGAATGCGCTGATCACGCAGCATTTCCATGACCCGCTCGTAATTTTGGCGCGGCCAGCACTTGGTTGCACCGCCGCTGCCGGGATGAATGACGACCAGGCCGCGCGGATTGCTGCGTGGCGGCAGGACGACTTCACGCAGTCGCAATCCCTGCGCCGCGAGCTGGACCGCATGAGCGCGTGTGATGTGTTCATCCCAATCAGCAGGCGGTCGCGGCTGGACAAACGCCAGTCGAGCGGTTGGCGCAAGCTGTCGTACATTCTCCGCCCAGCGGTCGCGGCCGTCGCTGAGGTAGCTGACAATCCAGCCGTTGATGTTCTTGAACCATCGCTTGCGTTCTTCGCTGATCTGTTTCCAGCCATCCTCGACATGCAGACGTGTCATGTCCGACGACTCGACATCGATCGGCTCGATGCCGTGAATCAGTCGTGCTGCCAGTCGCGCTTTGTCACCGGCTGTGACTACCGACGTTTGACCATCCAGCGCACGCAACAGCGGGAAGACGAGTATCCAATCACCCAGCGCGCCCTGATGAAACACCACGTTCCGCGCATCTGCGGCGTGTAAAGGCCGCGGCGCGTGCCTCTCGCGACGGTCTGTCGTGGTTGAACCCGATGGATCAGTGGCGGCAACTTCGTCAGGCTGCGGGGAGCGATTGCGATTCGGTTGACCTTGATTTTCCGGCGTTTCGATTACAATCCCTCCGTTTTGCGCCCGGCTGGTCGCGCGCTCCCGCGAAGCCTGGTGCCGGCGAGTGAACCATGGGTTATTACATCGGTCTTGATCTGGGTGGCACCAATATCAAGTACGGGGTGGTTGACGACAAAGCCAGGATCATATCCAAGGGTTCCTGCGTCACGCCGGTGACGAATGATCCGGCAGTCCTGACCGGAGGGCTGGTCGCCGCCGCCCACGAGGCAGTCCGACTGGCGGGTCTGTCGCTGGGGCAAATCGATTACATCGGGATCGGTTCGCCGGGGATGCTCAATCTCAAAGAGGGCAAAGTCATTGCCGCCCCGAATATTCCCGCCTTGCGAAACGTTTTACTTGCGCCGGATATTGCGCGGCAGACCGGCAGGCCGGCCATCCTCGAAAACGACGCCAACGCTGCGGGCTTTGGTGAGTTCTGGGCCGGTGCGGGTCGTGATCCGAGTATTCGCAATCTCGTCATGCTCACGCTGGGTACGGGCGTCGGCAGCGGGATCGTGATCGACGGCAAAGTGCTGCACGGTGCGTACGATCTGGCCGGTGAAATGGGGCATTTAATCGTTGTACCCAACGGTCGCCTTTGTGCCTGCGGTCAGCGCGGATGCCTGGAAGCCTATGCGTCCGCCAGCTCCACTGCCCGGCGTGCCGTCGAGGCGCTCACTGCCGGCGAGAAATCAAAATTATCCGCGATTTTCTCCCAGGGCGTGGATAAAATAACTACGAAGGAAATCTTTGAGGCTGCGAAAGAAGGAGACGCACTGGCAGTCCGTGTCATCGAGGAGACGACGACGCTGCTGGGTATTGCGTGTGTTTCGATATGTCGAGTGCTCGATCCACAAATGATCGTTTTTGCGGGAGGCATGATTCTGGCCGGGCCATATCTTTTCGACCGCGTGCGGGCCGCGTTTACGGACCACTCGTGGAAGATGGTGCCCACCAAAATGCAGATCGTGCCCGCGCAGTTGGGTAACGATGCGGGTTTTATCGGGGCTGCCGCGGTGGCGTGGGAGGCGCATCAGTCCGGATCGGGTTCGGCAGCCTGAGCGTCGGGGTAAACCGCCGTTTCCAGGATGCGAGGGAGAGTGTTGGGCAGGGATTAAGCGAAGCGATCAAACCGCCGACGATAAGTCGGAGGAGTATCGGTGCTCGCGGGCCGGTTCAGGCCCTTTTTGCGCCGGATAACGGGAGTGGTCGATGTCCGCATCGGCAGTGAAAAACGGATTGGAGATCTATCTCAGGCAGATCGATGCCTCGCCTCTGCTCAGCGCTGAGCAGGAGCGGGAGCTCTGCTGGAAGATCATGCACGAAAATTGCCCCTGTGCGCGCGACACGATGATCCGCTCCAATCTGCGCCTCGTGGTGAACATCGCCAAACGCTACAACAATCGCGGCCTGCCTCTGACCGACCTGATCGAGGAGGGCAACATCGGCCTGCTCCGTGCGGTCGAGGCGTTTGATCCTGAGCAGGGGGCCCGCTTCAGCACCTACGCTTCGTGGTGGATCAAGCAGGCGATCAAACGCGCATTGATCAATGCCGTCCAGCCGATCCACATCCCCGCATACATGGTCGAGTTGATCGCGCGATGGAAACGCGCCAGCTCGGAATTACAGGAAAAACTCGGTCGTCAGCCGTCCATTCAGGAACTGGCTGAAGTCATGGAACTGCCGCCCAAGAAAGTGCGCATCATCCGTAAAGCAGTCCGCGCTTTTCAGCGGCCCGCACAGACCGGAAGCGTGACGCAGGACGACGGACCCCTGCTGTCCGAAATGCTCAGCGACACGCGCACGCCCTCTCCGCAGGAACAGGCTCTCAACCGCGATGACCTCAACACCATTCAGCGGCTGCTCGATGCGATCGATTCCCGTGAGGCGATCGTGCTTCGACTCCGCTTCGGTCTAGACGGCCGTGAACCGCTGACACTCAAGCAGATCGGTCAGGAGATCGGCCTGACGCGCGAGCGCGTACGCCAGATCGAGATCGATGCGCTCCGCAAGCTCAACGAACGCCTCGCCAGCGACAAGCCTTTTGACGGCCCGGCTCGCCCGCGTCGTCGCGGCGGAAACGCCGGCGCCGTCGTCCCCGCCCGCCGCATCGCTTGATGCCTGCATTTTTTTCTTAAGCGCTACCGCTTGCTTCGTACTGGCTCACGTGAATGGTCGCTATGCCTTTCGCGTGTGTGAGTAGAAGGGCAGCTTTACGATCTGAGCGGATGCGCGTTCCGAGCCGAGATTCACGTTCAACTCCCCCTCGGTTCCCGCTGCCACAAACGCCATCGCGATCGGATAACCCAGCGTCGGCGAGATGCAGCCGCTGGTGATCGTGCCGACAGTCTGATCGCCCTTGAGCACCGCCATGCCCTGTCTTGCGGTGCGCCGACCGTCGAGTTTCAAGCCGACGAGGTTTTTCCGTGGTCCCTGGGCGGCAATTTGCTTGAGCGCATCCTGCCCGATGAACCTTTCGCCATTTTCATCCTGATCCTTGTTGAGGGTGACGGCAAAGGCCAGCCCCGCCGAGAGCGGGTCGGTCTGGTCATCAAGCTCGTGGCCGTAGAGAGGCATGCCCGCTTCCATGCGGAGGGTATCGCGTGCGCCGAGCCCCGCGGGTTTGAGCACCGCGCCGCTGGGGTCGTCGGATTTTTCCTTGACCAGCAGCTTGATTGCCATGGCCGCCATTGAGCCGGGCAGGATCACTTCGACGCCGTCTTCACCCGTGTAGCCGGTTCGGCTGATGGTCATTTTGAGGATGAGCACGTTTTTGACGCAGAAGGCGAAGCGTTTGAGCGTGGGCACCTCGCGGGAGAAGCGGCCGATGTGGTCCATGACCTTAGGTCCCTGGAGGGCGACCATTGCCGTCGAGGTTGTCTGGTCTTCGATCTTGACGACCAGATCGCCGATGTGGGCGTTGAAGTGATCGAGCACCC
The DNA window shown above is from Phycisphaeraceae bacterium and carries:
- a CDS encoding bifunctional 5,10-methylene-tetrahydrofolate dehydrogenase/5,10-methylene-tetrahydrofolate cyclohydrolase (catalyzes the formation of 5,10-methenyltetrahydrofolate from 5,10-methylenetetrahydrofolate and subsequent formation of 10-formyltetrahydrofolate from 5,10-methenyltetrahydrofolate) yields the protein MSIATAKIMDGKAVAQQVLDRCALRVKEIIAASGVTPCLATILVGDDPASATYVKMKGKRCEAVGMKSLRVEMPSSTTTAELIAKIRELGSSRSVHGILLQHPVPHHIDERAAFEAIPGEKDVDGVTIQSFGVISFGLPTGGYGSCTPAGIMRLLDAYQINPAGKQAVVIGRSPILGKPMAMMLLARDATVTICHSKTRNLPEIVRQGDIVVAAVGRARFVQGEWIKQGSVVIDAGYSEGNIGDVDFDSAAARASLITPVPGGVGPMTIATLIDQTAIAAARQLKISPAASASL
- the ispH gene encoding 4-hydroxy-3-methylbut-2-enyl diphosphate reductase is translated as MKILLANPRGFCAGVNMAIQCVDEALKIVGSPLYVYHEIVHNRHVVERFVKLGVIFVDSIDEVPANQTVVFSAHGVSPEVRRLARQRGCTMIDATCPLVTKVHMEAIRYARQGFKILLIGHAGHDEVVGTVGEAPDAITIVQSPADVEKLPFSADEKLVYLTQTTLSMDDANVIINAIRKRYPNIKAPPGEDICYATTNRQRAVRDVATEANLVLVVGSRNSSNSIRLTEISQNSGTPAYLVDDKSEIDHQWFRNVDTVLVTAGASAPEHLVKEIIEDLKSRYGGEVEERHVIDEDEHFELPLSLRVLRDGPRSDTALSR
- a CDS encoding ROK family protein; amino-acid sequence: MGYYIGLDLGGTNIKYGVVDDKARIISKGSCVTPVTNDPAVLTGGLVAAAHEAVRLAGLSLGQIDYIGIGSPGMLNLKEGKVIAAPNIPALRNVLLAPDIARQTGRPAILENDANAAGFGEFWAGAGRDPSIRNLVMLTLGTGVGSGIVIDGKVLHGAYDLAGEMGHLIVVPNGRLCACGQRGCLEAYASASSTARRAVEALTAGEKSKLSAIFSQGVDKITTKEIFEAAKEGDALAVRVIEETTTLLGIACVSICRVLDPQMIVFAGGMILAGPYLFDRVRAAFTDHSWKMVPTKMQIVPAQLGNDAGFIGAAAVAWEAHQSGSGSAA
- a CDS encoding RNA polymerase sigma factor RpoD/SigA encodes the protein MSASAVKNGLEIYLRQIDASPLLSAEQERELCWKIMHENCPCARDTMIRSNLRLVVNIAKRYNNRGLPLTDLIEEGNIGLLRAVEAFDPEQGARFSTYASWWIKQAIKRALINAVQPIHIPAYMVELIARWKRASSELQEKLGRQPSIQELAEVMELPPKKVRIIRKAVRAFQRPAQTGSVTQDDGPLLSEMLSDTRTPSPQEQALNRDDLNTIQRLLDAIDSREAIVLRLRFGLDGREPLTLKQIGQEIGLTRERVRQIEIDALRKLNERLASDKPFDGPARPRRRGGNAGAVVPARRIA
- the gcvT gene encoding glycine cleavage system aminomethyltransferase GcvT; the encoded protein is MLRTPFYQFHVDHGAKFVDFHGWEMPMLYSSIHEEHKQVRTAGGLFDVSHMGRLKISGRHARRLLERILTRRISDMAEQTCRYSLICNESGGIIDDVILYRFSEHWLLVCNSSNRQRVLDHFNAHIGDLVVKIEDQTTSTAMVALQGPKVMDHIGRFSREVPTLKRFAFCVKNVLILKMTISRTGYTGEDGVEVILPGSMAAMAIKLLVKEKSDDPSGAVLKPAGLGARDTLRMEAGMPLYGHELDDQTDPLSAGLAFAVTLNKDQDENGERFIGQDALKQIAAQGPRKNLVGLKLDGRRTARQGMAVLKGDQTVGTITSGCISPTLGYPIAMAFVAAGTEGELNVNLGSERASAQIVKLPFYSHTRKA
- a CDS encoding glycosyltransferase family 9 protein yields the protein MFHQGALGDWILVFPLLRALDGQTSVVTAGDKARLAARLIHGIEPIDVESSDMTRLHVEDGWKQISEERKRWFKNINGWIVSYLSDGRDRWAENVRQLAPTARLAFVQPRPPADWDEHITRAHAVQLAAQGLRLREVVLPPRSNPRGLVVIHPGSGGATKCWPRQNYERVMEMLRDQRIPSQAICGEVELETWPADLRRHWEKTWNLRCLTTLGELADMTAEARLFLGNDSGPTHLAAQIGVPTLALFGPTSATQWSPLGPAVVTLAPPSPQAMEWHGVPQVFAALESMLAD